Proteins from one Vibrio pomeroyi genomic window:
- a CDS encoding LysR family transcriptional regulator has translation MLGNINLNLLRSLHVLLEECHVSRAAQRLHITQSAVSRQLSQLRDLCGDPLLVRDGNKLVPTNRALQLKDKLDDLLSEFDHLLDDKPFEPQDWHGELVLASSDYVAQYILPVIVAEVSAEAPNINLAYRLWQPSYLEALNESGIHLASSMFPQKPDHVSSMKLGEDKSVCLMRRSHPLAQQSTLSAQDIVNYSHIKVTGGGDKDSYADIALKKQGLKRRVALQVPFFSSAGTVLMQDDYLMIVPEHIAYNLGRHLETTYFSLPFDTEMHTYWLMWHPKYDNDSAHKWAREKAFQAMQKSSYNISMT, from the coding sequence ATGTTAGGCAATATTAATTTAAACCTACTGCGTTCACTGCATGTGCTTCTTGAAGAGTGTCATGTAAGCCGTGCGGCTCAACGTCTGCATATCACCCAGTCTGCGGTCAGCCGTCAGCTTAGTCAGCTTAGAGATTTGTGTGGTGATCCTTTGTTGGTTCGTGATGGTAACAAACTGGTTCCTACCAATCGTGCTCTACAGCTCAAAGACAAGCTCGATGACTTGCTTAGTGAGTTTGACCACCTGTTAGATGATAAGCCATTTGAGCCGCAAGATTGGCACGGTGAGTTGGTGTTAGCTTCGAGTGATTATGTCGCTCAGTATATTTTGCCTGTGATTGTGGCTGAGGTATCTGCCGAAGCGCCGAACATCAATTTGGCGTATCGATTATGGCAACCAAGCTACCTTGAAGCGCTCAATGAGTCGGGCATTCACTTAGCTTCGAGTATGTTTCCTCAAAAGCCAGACCACGTGTCGAGCATGAAGCTTGGTGAAGACAAGTCTGTGTGTTTGATGCGTAGATCTCACCCGTTAGCTCAACAATCGACTCTGAGTGCCCAAGACATCGTCAATTATTCACACATCAAGGTAACGGGAGGAGGGGACAAAGACAGCTACGCAGATATTGCTCTCAAGAAACAGGGTCTTAAACGTAGAGTCGCATTGCAGGTTCCGTTCTTTTCATCGGCGGGTACGGTGCTGATGCAAGATGATTACCTGATGATTGTGCCGGAGCACATCGCCTATAACCTAGGTCGACACCTTGAAACGACATACTTCTCTTTGCCGTTTGATACGGAAATGCACACCTATTGGCTAATGTGGCACCCCAAGTATGACAACGATTCTGCTCACAAATGGGCGCGAGAAAAGGCATTCCAAGCTATGCAGAAGTCGAGCTACAATATCAGTATGACTTGA
- a CDS encoding LysE family translocator, which yields MTVTIWFSLLAICLLGAMSPGPSLAMIAKHSLAGGRINGLIAAWSHAAGIGIYAFATIVGLAVLLEQSPMLFKGISLAGAAYLLYLGVNALRSKGGVAAKLEAGEQMSYMQSAREAFLISILSPKIALFFIALFSQFVALGNELSNQVIIVSTPLIVDGLWYTFITLVLSSPLIVERIRSKAQLIDRLSGVVLILLAVRVVWTI from the coding sequence ATGACAGTAACAATTTGGTTTTCTTTATTAGCTATCTGCTTGTTGGGCGCGATGTCTCCGGGTCCAAGCTTGGCGATGATCGCTAAACACAGTTTGGCTGGTGGCCGTATCAATGGCCTTATCGCAGCTTGGTCACATGCCGCTGGTATTGGTATTTATGCCTTCGCAACCATCGTGGGTTTGGCGGTGTTACTAGAACAATCGCCAATGCTATTTAAAGGGATCAGCTTGGCGGGTGCCGCGTATCTGCTTTACCTTGGTGTGAATGCATTGCGTTCGAAAGGCGGGGTAGCGGCGAAATTAGAAGCGGGTGAACAGATGAGCTACATGCAGTCTGCTCGCGAGGCTTTCTTGATCTCTATCTTGAGCCCAAAGATCGCGTTGTTCTTTATCGCTCTGTTTAGCCAATTCGTAGCGCTAGGTAATGAACTCAGCAATCAAGTGATCATTGTTTCAACACCGTTGATTGTTGATGGCCTTTGGTACACCTTCATCACCTTGGTGTTATCGAGCCCACTGATCGTTGAACGAATCCGTTCTAAAGCGCAGCTGATTGACCGACTTTCAGGTGTGGTTTTGATTCTGCTTGCTGTCCGTGTGGTGTGGACGATATAG
- a CDS encoding alpha/beta fold hydrolase produces the protein MHSKTILTLLALTTLSLVGCSNETIAPAYETSPNLPEYQQDSFDAYVNDTQDWLLKNRVFMTEDKQLEIQLNSPTEYQPTSPNGKAVLLVHGLGDSPYSFKDIATHLAEQGYLVRTVLLPGHGSRVGDLMQPSLEDWQGVVAHHTKLLEQEYDSVWLGGYSTGANLVTSQAMHDPKISGLLLFSPAFQPSSSAVQYAELASYFVTWADQDPEDNVLRYNSLPMNGASVYYETSEVVREDLQDKHFDKPVFIMMSEGDSVIDTSYVQQAFTESMPNPNNVLIWQGETTLDDPRAVQYSMKIPEQRISNGSHMGLLFSPNNPYYGINGSEKICSNGQAEGFEEQCNATSEVWYSAWGYREEGKNHARLTYNPYFSDSMKKLDEVLNSEG, from the coding sequence ATGCATAGCAAGACCATTCTAACGCTACTCGCCCTAACGACTTTAAGTCTCGTTGGTTGTTCCAACGAGACCATCGCTCCAGCTTACGAAACCTCTCCTAACTTGCCTGAATATCAGCAAGACAGCTTTGACGCCTACGTAAATGACACTCAAGATTGGTTACTGAAAAACCGTGTGTTCATGACCGAAGACAAACAATTGGAGATCCAACTTAATTCACCAACCGAGTATCAACCAACCTCACCAAATGGCAAGGCGGTGTTACTGGTTCATGGATTAGGCGACTCACCCTATTCGTTTAAAGACATTGCAACCCATTTAGCTGAGCAAGGTTACTTAGTGAGAACCGTATTGCTTCCGGGTCACGGTAGTCGCGTGGGTGACTTAATGCAGCCAAGCCTAGAGGATTGGCAAGGTGTGGTAGCTCATCATACAAAATTACTTGAGCAAGAGTACGATTCTGTTTGGCTAGGCGGCTATTCCACTGGCGCGAATCTCGTGACTTCACAAGCGATGCATGACCCAAAGATCTCTGGGTTACTGCTGTTCTCTCCTGCATTTCAACCGAGCTCGTCAGCCGTTCAATACGCAGAGCTAGCAAGTTACTTTGTCACATGGGCCGATCAAGATCCTGAAGACAATGTATTGCGTTACAACTCGCTGCCAATGAATGGTGCTTCTGTTTACTACGAAACATCAGAAGTGGTGCGTGAAGACTTACAAGATAAACACTTCGACAAGCCAGTGTTTATTATGATGAGTGAAGGCGACAGTGTGATTGATACTAGCTATGTTCAGCAGGCGTTTACTGAATCTATGCCAAACCCAAACAACGTGTTGATTTGGCAAGGGGAAACCACACTCGACGATCCTCGTGCGGTTCAATACAGTATGAAGATTCCTGAACAACGTATCTCAAACGGTTCGCACATGGGCTTGCTGTTCTCGCCAAACAATCCGTACTACGGCATCAATGGCAGCGAGAAAATCTGTTCGAATGGTCAGGCTGAAGGCTTTGAAGAACAGTGCAACGCGACCAGTGAAGTATGGTACTCGGCATGGGGATACCGCGAAGAAGGTAAAAACCATGCACGTTTAACCTATAACCCTTACTTCTCAGATTCGATGAAAAAGCTAGACGAAGTTCTGAACTCGGAAGGCTAA
- the hcp gene encoding hydroxylamine reductase encodes MFCIQCEQTIQTPTVKGCSFAQGMCGKTSEVSDLQDVLVYSLQGVSFWANLGRTCDVIDTEIDEWAPKAFFATLTNVNFDPARIIEFAQQSHEFKQRLEQKVRAAATLIGFEIPALSPAAQFDLPTDSSELLALAPQAAVNRGHDSQHEDVIGLRLLCLYGLKGAAAYMEHARVLGQTDDAIFAEYHEIMAFLGTDPTDLKQLLDTSMQIGLMNYKVMEMLDKGETDTFGHPQPTTVNVKTKKGHCILVSGHDLHDLEKILQQTEGKGINVYTNGEMLPAHGYPELNKYPHLAGNYGSAWQNQQKEFANFPGAIVMTSNCLLNPDVGAYADRLFTRSIVGWPGVAHLEGDDFSAVIDCALAQEGFKHDEIEQMITVGFGRNALMEAAPAVVEQVKEGNIKHFFLVGGCDGDKSERSYYTDFTAQAPEDSVILTLACGKFRFNKNQFGDINGIPRLLDVGQCNDAYSAIQLALALSQEFDCGINELPLTLVLSWFEQKAIVILLTLFALGVKGIYTGPTAPAFLTENLLKIIQDEFDMRSISTPEQDLKTILAA; translated from the coding sequence ATGTTCTGTATTCAATGTGAACAAACCATTCAAACACCCACTGTAAAAGGCTGTTCTTTCGCACAAGGTATGTGTGGCAAAACCTCGGAAGTGTCAGACCTTCAAGATGTGTTGGTGTATTCTCTTCAAGGTGTTTCTTTTTGGGCAAATTTGGGTCGCACTTGCGATGTTATTGATACTGAAATTGACGAGTGGGCACCAAAAGCGTTCTTCGCAACATTGACCAACGTTAACTTCGACCCTGCTCGTATCATCGAATTTGCACAGCAATCTCACGAATTTAAACAGCGTTTAGAGCAAAAAGTTCGCGCTGCCGCGACGTTAATTGGTTTCGAAATTCCAGCGCTTTCTCCTGCCGCGCAGTTCGATCTACCAACAGATTCTTCAGAGCTATTAGCACTTGCGCCACAAGCAGCGGTTAACCGTGGTCACGACTCTCAACACGAAGATGTGATTGGTCTTCGTCTTCTTTGCCTATACGGCTTAAAAGGTGCTGCGGCTTACATGGAGCACGCACGTGTTCTTGGCCAAACCGATGATGCAATCTTTGCTGAATACCACGAAATCATGGCTTTCTTAGGTACTGATCCAACCGACCTAAAACAGTTACTTGATACATCAATGCAGATTGGCTTGATGAATTACAAAGTAATGGAAATGCTAGACAAGGGCGAGACAGATACGTTTGGTCACCCACAACCTACAACGGTGAATGTGAAGACTAAGAAGGGTCACTGTATCCTTGTTTCTGGTCACGACCTTCACGATCTAGAAAAGATCCTTCAACAAACCGAAGGCAAGGGCATTAACGTTTACACCAACGGTGAGATGCTACCTGCGCACGGTTATCCTGAACTGAACAAGTACCCACACCTTGCGGGTAACTACGGTAGTGCTTGGCAGAACCAACAGAAAGAGTTCGCTAACTTCCCTGGCGCAATTGTGATGACGTCTAACTGCCTGCTTAACCCAGATGTTGGTGCATATGCTGACCGTCTATTTACACGTAGCATTGTTGGTTGGCCGGGTGTTGCACACCTTGAAGGCGACGATTTCAGTGCGGTAATCGATTGCGCGCTTGCACAAGAAGGCTTCAAGCATGACGAGATCGAGCAAATGATCACTGTCGGCTTTGGTCGCAATGCATTGATGGAAGCAGCACCTGCGGTTGTTGAACAAGTGAAAGAAGGCAACATCAAACACTTCTTCCTTGTGGGTGGTTGTGACGGTGACAAATCTGAACGTAGCTACTACACAGACTTCACAGCCCAAGCGCCAGAAGATTCAGTAATACTAACGCTGGCATGTGGTAAATTCCGTTTTAATAAGAACCAATTTGGTGACATTAACGGTATCCCGCGTCTGTTAGATGTTGGCCAATGTAACGATGCTTACTCGGCGATTCAGCTTGCGCTTGCACTGTCTCAAGAGTTTGACTGTGGCATCAACGAACTACCACTAACGCTGGTTCTATCTTGGTTCGAGCAAAAAGCGATTGTTATCCTGCTTACTCTGTTCGCACTGGGTGTGAAAGGTATCTACACAGGTCCAACAGCGCCTGCATTCCTAACAGAGAACCTACTAAAGATTATTCAAGACGAGTTCGACATGCGTTCTATTTCGACGCCAGAGCAAGATCTTAAAACAATCTTAGCGGCTTAA
- a CDS encoding hybrid-cluster NAD(P)-dependent oxidoreductase, whose amino-acid sequence MYAWSDSDSINLVCLKKWHETPDTVSFELGSIPQDLHFNFKPGQFITLGLDMPTKTDYRAYSVASCPEDNRLKLTVKRVEGGLVSNFIVDELDEGDEVAVLKPAGGFNCIDCMPTESKKVTLVSAGCGITPVMAMVKYWLSQDSEMEIDFVHMARNKLETIYFEELHQLDEAYDNFNLKLLLKDNQGTKAPQGRLDKNWLVKLSPDILDRTVYLCGPVGFMQDIESYLKELEFNMDNFYQESFTPATQNAQQEESQVEASGDTNSAVKVFVPTFGKEVEAEAGTPLADSLEQAGVPIIIACRSGICGSCKCKVTKGSVESSSQETLTAEEIEQGYVLACSSTIQSDVEVEL is encoded by the coding sequence ATGTATGCATGGTCGGATAGCGATTCAATCAATTTAGTGTGTTTAAAGAAATGGCATGAGACGCCAGATACGGTCAGCTTCGAGCTTGGCAGTATTCCACAAGACCTACATTTCAATTTTAAGCCAGGCCAGTTCATCACGTTGGGCTTGGATATGCCGACAAAAACCGATTACCGCGCTTACTCAGTTGCTTCCTGTCCTGAAGACAATCGTTTGAAGCTGACAGTTAAGCGTGTTGAAGGTGGTTTGGTGTCTAACTTTATTGTCGATGAGCTTGATGAAGGTGATGAGGTTGCGGTTTTAAAACCTGCTGGTGGCTTTAACTGCATTGATTGCATGCCGACTGAGAGCAAGAAGGTAACGCTAGTCAGTGCAGGTTGTGGGATCACGCCTGTGATGGCGATGGTGAAGTATTGGTTGTCTCAAGATAGTGAGATGGAGATAGACTTCGTCCACATGGCGCGTAACAAACTTGAGACTATCTATTTTGAAGAGCTTCACCAGCTCGATGAAGCGTATGACAACTTCAACCTCAAGTTGCTGCTTAAAGATAACCAAGGCACTAAAGCGCCTCAAGGTCGACTGGATAAGAACTGGTTGGTGAAACTGAGCCCAGACATCCTAGACAGAACCGTTTATCTTTGTGGCCCTGTTGGCTTTATGCAAGACATAGAAAGCTACCTGAAAGAGCTTGAGTTCAACATGGACAACTTCTATCAAGAGAGCTTTACTCCTGCTACTCAGAATGCTCAGCAAGAAGAGTCACAAGTCGAGGCTTCTGGAGATACGAATAGTGCCGTTAAGGTATTTGTCCCAACGTTTGGCAAAGAAGTGGAAGCCGAGGCGGGGACGCCATTAGCCGACTCTTTAGAGCAAGCAGGGGTACCCATTATTATTGCGTGTCGCAGCGGTATTTGTGGCTCGTGTAAATGTAAAGTGACCAAAGGTTCGGTGGAATCTAGCAGCCAAGAGACACTGACAGCAGAAGAGATTGAACAAGGATACGTATTGGCGTGTTCAAGCACGATTCAGTCGGATGTTGAGGTTGAGTTGTAA
- a CDS encoding glyceraldehyde-3-phosphate dehydrogenase, translating into MSPEKHLLDWQTSQTIAESIAPTLGQLYRQKGVEVILFGKTLVNATTIDIIKAHRIAKRYTGSPLTAEQTQPIIQHLLSMRLSPCRVDVGRLAAQYWENHEDLSAMDDFLQTALMGSLEGDAMTKPRDVVLYGFGRIGRLLTRILVEKSGPGYPLRLRAIVVRGGKDGDLEKRASLLRRDSVHGQFNGSIVVDQERKAIIVNGNFIQVIYANKPEEVDYTAYGIDNALVVDNTGVWRDAEGLSQHVACNGASKVLLTAPGKGDIKNVVFGVNEDVIKPEDTIISAASCTTNAITPVLKAVHDKFGVLSGHIETVHSFTNDQNLIDNFHSGDRRGRAASLNMVLTSTGAAKAVSKAMPEMEGKLTGNAIRVPTPNVSMAVANLNLEKGTSKDELNAYLREMALSSALSAQIDYTDSTEIVSTDLVGSRHPGVVDGVATIAQDNRAVLYIWYDNEFGYSCQVVHCMEQMMGVRYKTYPAV; encoded by the coding sequence ATGAGTCCCGAAAAGCACCTCCTAGACTGGCAAACTAGTCAAACTATTGCTGAATCCATCGCTCCAACTTTAGGTCAGTTATACCGCCAAAAAGGCGTAGAAGTTATCCTCTTCGGTAAGACCTTAGTTAACGCAACCACTATCGACATCATCAAAGCTCACCGCATCGCAAAACGTTACACTGGCTCACCGCTAACCGCAGAACAAACTCAACCAATTATCCAGCATCTACTATCAATGCGCTTGTCTCCATGCCGCGTTGATGTTGGTCGTCTAGCCGCTCAGTACTGGGAAAACCACGAAGACCTTAGCGCGATGGATGACTTCCTTCAAACGGCTCTAATGGGTTCGCTTGAAGGCGACGCGATGACGAAACCTCGTGACGTTGTGTTGTACGGCTTCGGTCGTATCGGTCGTCTGCTAACTCGTATTCTTGTAGAGAAAAGCGGCCCGGGTTACCCACTTCGTTTACGTGCAATCGTAGTTCGTGGCGGTAAAGATGGTGATTTAGAAAAACGCGCAAGCTTGCTACGTCGTGACTCAGTACATGGCCAATTCAACGGCAGCATCGTGGTAGATCAAGAACGCAAAGCGATCATCGTTAACGGTAACTTCATCCAAGTTATCTACGCAAACAAGCCAGAAGAAGTCGATTACACTGCTTACGGCATTGATAACGCATTAGTTGTTGATAACACAGGTGTGTGGCGTGACGCTGAAGGCCTAAGCCAACACGTTGCTTGTAACGGCGCTAGCAAAGTTCTTCTTACTGCACCTGGCAAAGGCGACATTAAAAACGTTGTATTTGGTGTGAATGAAGATGTGATTAAGCCAGAAGACACAATCATCTCGGCAGCAAGCTGTACAACCAACGCGATTACACCAGTATTGAAAGCGGTTCACGACAAGTTTGGCGTTCTATCGGGTCACATCGAAACGGTTCACTCATTCACTAATGACCAAAACCTAATCGACAACTTCCACTCAGGTGACCGTCGTGGTCGTGCTGCTTCATTGAACATGGTACTGACATCGACCGGTGCTGCAAAAGCAGTATCAAAAGCGATGCCAGAGATGGAAGGTAAGCTAACGGGTAATGCGATTCGCGTGCCTACGCCAAACGTTTCAATGGCAGTAGCAAACCTAAACCTTGAGAAAGGCACTAGCAAAGACGAGCTAAACGCGTACCTACGTGAAATGGCGCTGTCTTCTGCTCTGTCCGCTCAAATTGATTACACCGATTCAACTGAGATTGTATCTACTGACTTGGTTGGTTCTCGCCACCCTGGTGTCGTTGACGGTGTTGCAACTATCGCGCAAGACAACCGCGCTGTTCTTTACATTTGGTACGACAACGAGTTTGGCTACAGCTGCCAAGTTGTTCACTGTATGGAACAGATGATGGGTGTTCGCTACAAGACTTACCCAGCGGTTTAA